Proteins encoded by one window of Streptomyces sp. NBC_01477:
- a CDS encoding inorganic phosphate transporter has protein sequence MDTFVLIVTIGVALFFTYTNGFHDSANAIATSVSTRALTPKAALAMAAVMNLAGAFLGSGVAKTVSKGLIATPEGRSGMGILFAALAGAIVWNLVTWYFGLPSSSSHALFGGLVGAALAGGTTVHWSGVVDKVIVPMFVSPAVGLVLGYLVMLAILWFFRRANPHKAKRGFRIAQTVSAAGMALGHGLQDAQKTMGVVVLALVIHDPAKGYGIPIWVKFVCAAMMSLGTYAGGWRIMRTLGRRIIDLDPPQGFAAETTSASILYASSYIFQAPISTTHVITSSIMGVGATRRVKAVRWGVAKNIVAGWFITMPAAAVVAAGCYYVIKLVFG, from the coding sequence GTGGACACCTTTGTGCTGATCGTCACCATCGGGGTGGCGCTCTTCTTCACGTACACCAACGGTTTCCACGATTCCGCCAACGCCATCGCCACCTCGGTCTCGACCCGGGCGCTGACCCCCAAGGCCGCGCTCGCGATGGCCGCCGTGATGAACCTGGCCGGTGCCTTCCTCGGTAGCGGCGTGGCCAAAACGGTCAGCAAGGGCCTGATCGCGACGCCCGAGGGCCGCTCCGGCATGGGCATCCTCTTCGCGGCGCTGGCCGGCGCGATCGTCTGGAATCTTGTCACCTGGTACTTCGGGCTACCGTCGAGTTCCAGCCACGCGCTGTTCGGCGGTCTGGTGGGCGCGGCGCTGGCCGGCGGCACCACCGTGCACTGGTCGGGTGTGGTCGACAAGGTCATCGTGCCGATGTTCGTGTCGCCCGCGGTCGGCCTGGTGCTGGGCTATCTGGTGATGCTGGCGATCCTGTGGTTCTTCCGCCGGGCCAACCCGCACAAGGCCAAGCGCGGATTCCGTATCGCGCAGACCGTGTCGGCGGCCGGCATGGCGCTCGGCCACGGGCTGCAGGACGCGCAGAAGACGATGGGCGTGGTCGTCCTGGCGCTGGTCATCCACGACCCGGCCAAGGGCTACGGCATCCCGATCTGGGTCAAGTTCGTGTGCGCGGCGATGATGTCGCTGGGCACGTACGCGGGCGGCTGGCGGATCATGCGCACCCTGGGCCGGCGGATCATCGACCTGGACCCGCCGCAGGGCTTCGCGGCCGAGACGACCTCCGCGTCGATCCTCTACGCGTCCTCGTACATCTTCCAGGCGCCGATCTCCACCACCCACGTGATCACGTCCTCGATCATGGGCGTCGGCGCGACCCGGCGGGTCAAGGCGGTCCGCTGGGGAGTGGCCAAGAACATCGTGGCGGGCTGGTTCATCACCATGCCGGCCGCCGCGGTGGTCGCCGCCGGCTGCTACTACGTCATCAAGCTGGTCTTCGGCTGA
- a CDS encoding DUF47 domain-containing protein, which yields MRFRLTPRETSFYDMFAASADNIVTGSKLLMELLGADSATRIEIAERMRAAEHAGDDATHAIFHQLNSSFITPFDREDIYTLAGSLDDIMDYMEEAVDLVVLYNVEELPKGVEQQIEVLARAAELTAGAMPNLRTMSNLTEYWIEINRLENQADQIHRKLLAQLFNGKYDAIEVLKLKQIVDVLEEAADAFEHVANTVETIAVKES from the coding sequence GTGCGCTTTCGTCTGACCCCCAGGGAGACGAGCTTCTACGACATGTTCGCCGCGTCCGCGGACAACATCGTCACCGGTTCGAAGCTCCTCATGGAACTGCTCGGAGCCGATTCGGCTACCCGTATCGAGATCGCCGAGAGGATGCGGGCCGCGGAGCACGCGGGAGACGACGCGACCCACGCGATCTTCCACCAGCTGAACTCCTCCTTCATCACGCCCTTCGACCGGGAGGACATCTACACCCTCGCCGGCTCGCTCGACGACATCATGGACTACATGGAGGAGGCCGTTGACCTGGTCGTCCTCTACAACGTCGAGGAGCTGCCGAAGGGTGTCGAGCAGCAGATCGAGGTGCTCGCCAGAGCCGCGGAGCTGACCGCGGGGGCGATGCCCAACCTGCGGACGATGTCCAACCTCACCGAGTACTGGATCGAGATCAACCGGCTGGAGAACCAGGCCGACCAGATCCACCGCAAGCTGCTGGCCCAGCTCTTCAACGGCAAGTACGACGCCATCGAGGTGCTCAAGCTCAAGCAGATCGTGGACGTGCTGGAGGAGGCCGCGGACGCTTTCGAGCACGTGGCGAACACGGTGGAGACCATCGCGGTCAAGGAGTCCTGA
- a CDS encoding metal-sensitive transcriptional regulator, producing the protein MTDRTAESAVTEPAAGSVAGPADSTADEIVSPPGPHGYSHDKESHLKRLRRIEGQIRGLQRMVEQDVYCIDILTQVSASTKGLQSFALQLLEEHLRHCVAAAAVGGGPEIDEKVAEATAAIARLLRT; encoded by the coding sequence ATGACGGACAGGACGGCGGAGTCGGCAGTGACGGAACCAGCGGCGGGATCGGTGGCGGGACCAGCGGATTCGACAGCAGACGAGATTGTGTCGCCGCCGGGGCCGCATGGCTATAGCCATGACAAAGAGTCCCACCTCAAACGGCTGCGGAGGATCGAGGGCCAGATCCGCGGCCTCCAGCGGATGGTCGAGCAGGACGTCTACTGCATCGACATTCTGACCCAGGTCTCGGCCAGCACGAAGGGGTTGCAGTCCTTCGCGCTGCAACTGCTCGAAGAGCATCTGCGGCACTGCGTCGCCGCGGCGGCGGTCGGCGGCGGCCCTGAGATCGACGAGAAGGTCGCCGAGGCGACGGCGGCGATAGCGCGGCTGCTGCGGACGTGA